The window gttttttttatatttttatttgatttttatgaaattattctaattttataacttgTGTCATAAATTTAATCAGTTTACCtagattaatttgaattattttttttaatttaattttttaatattatattaattgagaattatttaGGTTGTTTTAAACTCACCAAGTCAACCAAGATTGTATcgaattgttaaaataattatacatcatttttattaaaatataattgactcttttaaatgattttttaaatataaaattctcataaataaaaagctatatttttattattcgaAAGCTATATTATCTATTTAACGCTTTTAAATATTCTATCGGAGATGCTCGTTGCCTATTTAAGAAAGGTGTAGTAGCTCAAATCTTGCCTTCACTAATCAAATTCTCTTTAAATCTTATCAGTCTTGACACATTTACAAGGAGACAACAGCAATGCATTCAAGAGTTCCAATGGTGACGGTTCTAGCATTAATGGCACTGATGCCATTGTTCTCAGGAGCAGTGGACATTCGTCAATTGAGGCAATTGGCAGCAAAACACAATGTGACTTGTGTTCTAGTCTTTGGAGACTCAAGCGTTGATCCTGGCAATAACAACCGCCTTCCAACGACTATGAAGGGCAACTTTCCTCCTTATGGGAAGGACTTCTTTGACCGTCGCCCCACTGGAAGGTTCAGCAATGGAAGACTTGCCACAGATTTCATAGGTGAATTCTTGTCATTACGCTACAAAAATTCGTATGTCACCTTCATTTGATTAATATATAGTTCATGCTTCTTTCCCCAGCTGAGGCAATTGGTTATACGAAGGTAATTCCAGCCTTTCTTGATCCTAATCTGAAGCCAACAGATTTGCTTCATGGTGTTAGTTTTGCCTCTGCTGCTTCTGGTTATGATGACCTTACTGCCAATCTCTCAGTAAGCCCACAAAAAatccttttacttttcttttaaccACATTATCTTGCGAATACCAGCAAAAGTTCGGAAATGCTTGTCATTGTACGATGCTAaccttttccctttcctttttttcctctttggtTGCAAATTGCAATAGCAAGTGTTGCCGGTTTCCAAGCAGCTAGAGTACTTGAAGCACTATAAGCTCCATTTGTCTCGGTTGGTAGGTGTAAAGAAGGCACAAAACATCGTAAATAATGCTATATTTCTTTTGAGTATGGGCACCAATGACTTTCTCCAGAACTACTACTTGGAACCAAATCGCCCCAAGCAATTCAATGTTGAACAGTACCAAAATTTCTTGGCATCAAGGATGTTCGAGGACATTAAGGTGCTTACTCTCTCTTTCAATATGTTATTACTATTTCGTAAACCTCAGTGATCTAGGAAATCAAATTAGACAAGTTTGTGCACTTCCGTTTGATATTTGCTCAAAATCATTTCACATGCCTTTGCCAGTTGAAATATTGGTGATAATTCTACATCCTCTACCAAGTTCGTTGCTTTGCTGGAAACGGTCTTTCCATTCCCCAATAACTTGGCCTCTTGCTTGTCCATAGTATCATGAACATATTAAAGGGGCAATTTACATTTCTCATTGAATGCCATGCCAACTGATCGATATCTACTTTCTGAACaaatttatgttatattttcttttggtaAGTTGGCACAGCGTTGATCATCAATATGTTTGCAGGAAATGAATAGACTGGGGGCCACAAGAGTGGTGGTTGTCGGGGTCCCTCCTCTGGGATGCATGCCACTCGTCAGGACCCTGGCGGGCCAGAATACTTGTGTCGAGAGCTATAACCAAGTAGCCAGGTCACTCAACGCAAAGATAAAAGAGAAACTGGCCAttctcaagaaaacaataggGATTAAAGATGCTTATGTTGATTGCTATGGTGTCATACAAAATGCAATCAAAACCCCAAAGAAATTTGGTTAGTACATATCCCAAAAAAATCTTCTGTTTCACTCttatttactatatatattaaaaaaaaaaaacagtagttGGTGATGATCATTTTATCTCTATTCGGCAGGATTGGTGGAAACTTCAAAAGGTTGCTGTGGATCAGGAACTATAGAATATGGGGACACATGCAGAGGCATGACCACATGTGCTGATCCATCAAAATATGCGTTTTGGGATGCTGTTCATCCTACAGAAAAAATGTACCGGATTTTAGCTGACGAGGCTATAGCATCTCTTGATGGAGCACTCATAGACTAAAGGGTGTTTTGTTACTGTTGATTACAGGCTAGCAAACAGGCACCCAACAGCCTGTGAAGATTGGAAAAACGAAACTGGAAACTAAAATCCTTTTCGTCCTCTAATCCTCTTCACTCTTACTGTTTGATATTCTCATAACACTATTTATAGTAGTAATGTACTGTTCAAGTCAAACTAAGTTTATTGTtcctagttttattttttgttccaattgttatatcaattatatttaaGCAGATCGTTTCAGACACGAGCTTGTTGGGTAAATTCTACACTTCTAAATACTGAACGCTAATTTGTGATTGTTTGTCACTACCCACGCAGCCAGCCTCCCTTATATACCTGCTTGGTCAAGAACTAATAATCCCAGAAACACAAGAAAAACCAGCCCAGAAACCCGTGACCTCGTTTTCCAGTAGTCAAGAAAGGGGAATACCAGAGAAAACCAAGTGAACCATCAGTAAAACCATACCCTCATGAACGGTTCCTCTCTCCGTCACATATTGTCATCActgtcaaaaacaaaaaaaagagttgagtgATAAAATTTCATCTCTTTGGTTTTGTTTGCTCACTAAAACCGGCCACAACCCTTCCCCTCCTCATCGTGAACTAGCTAAACaacctcttttaattttaatttgtattttttttttaaatttgactcttactttttgatttttttttgttaaattaaattttcttttcaataaaaattttatagttgttttttaattaattttttatttcaatatatcttatttttaaattttttttaattgttattttttagttttgaataatttgggataattgatattttctttttgattttatttttctagatttttttaaataagatgttttcaatttaaagaTATGGGTCATTGGATTGATGCaggttgacttttttttatataattttattatattattcgatattggttttttttaaaaataaacattgcagtttttttaattttatttttaattgtattatccTGATCTAATTAGTTAAGTCATGAATTTAACGAGTTAATTTAGATTGACTTACACTTCATTACCTAGGTTACAAGTAGGGGTATTTAAAAACAAGCTTATTTGCATTATCTAACCTtacttaactttttaaactcaattaatataaatattataaataataattattctgaaaacttaataaataaatatctaaagTTAGATGGAAGTCAGAATATTTGAAAATTGCTCACTGATCCCATTAACTCATCCCAACCAGCCCACATAGCTCAATAAATATATGTAACCCTTAAAAGTTCTTGGTATAAATAACATTTTcccttctctttgtttttttacttcagATTACCTTCAAACTTTGAAGGTGTAGAATGCTTTTGTTTGTATTCGGCTATTCCTCTTGTCTCttcttttaaattcaagtaaaatctctctctctccctctctctctctctcttaaattaggtttttttttattagttttagatcttataaataaataatagagtTTATTTCTTTGTATGTATTACCATAACTTGATTTATCTGAATTTGTAATGCGgtacttaattatatataagttgattactagtttcttcttcttatatatTTTCTCCATTGAATCTCAGACATAGCCAATCTtaagaatataattttgttGACAGAAGGATTTACGCACATGTTGTTCCTTTCGATTTTAACTCTCTTAGTCAGTGGATTGACTCTTGAAGTTTGTTTCTTCGACAAATTCATGTTCTTATCCAAGTGAGTAATCAACTCTGGTATGCATGCTCGATCCCTTTTATGCGTCAAGTCTTTTCTGCTGGGagggttttttatttgttattgcaAGATGAtggatttcattgtttttctacATTAGATTTATGTTATTACTGGTTTCATGCAGTTTATGTTTCCTCTGAATGTGGTTGCCTGTTTTGTCGTCGCTGTCCTGAAGGGTAAAAAATGCAAGAGAATG of the Populus nigra chromosome 7, ddPopNigr1.1, whole genome shotgun sequence genome contains:
- the LOC133699031 gene encoding GDSL esterase/lipase At5g45950 yields the protein MHSRVPMVTVLALMALMPLFSGAVDIRQLRQLAAKHNVTCVLVFGDSSVDPGNNNRLPTTMKGNFPPYGKDFFDRRPTGRFSNGRLATDFIAEAIGYTKVIPAFLDPNLKPTDLLHGVSFASAASGYDDLTANLSQVLPVSKQLEYLKHYKLHLSRLVGVKKAQNIVNNAIFLLSMGTNDFLQNYYLEPNRPKQFNVEQYQNFLASRMFEDIKEMNRLGATRVVVVGVPPLGCMPLVRTLAGQNTCVESYNQVARSLNAKIKEKLAILKKTIGIKDAYVDCYGVIQNAIKTPKKFGLVETSKGCCGSGTIEYGDTCRGMTTCADPSKYAFWDAVHPTEKMYRILADEAIASLDGALID